One genomic region from Magallana gigas chromosome 3, xbMagGiga1.1, whole genome shotgun sequence encodes:
- the LOC105338539 gene encoding transmembrane protein 248 isoform X3 produces MAFDCAICENLKSFFKNKPPMVLFVISLGAFALVLLTLAYIIKVQELPNPDLTKEWNHFFENFAEVEFCVLGNQTEDTITTTAEPKLSDTLLKLHDKVLKTTPPPIDEHVVNTSISMLIEVTPSQSDSFFNISNNVTTLLAAVNGSELGLRGMASKMSMNVSMMLPIKWNEAVCTDKNCQKIQILTCINFQGPASIFPSKRHFGGCTSTVGVTEGVTDYSSRMVGYPRSYTEENLCAHLPRVTMKYKLDPTMNMLLTLEDRSIINLHLMHTTYFLFVMFVTIICYALIRGHPATHKNKSGSYSEVSTKV; encoded by the exons ATGGCATTTGACTGTGCAATTTGTGAAAATTTGAAGAGCTTTTTCAAAAACAAGCCACCCATGGTCCTGTTTGTGATAAGTCTGGGAGCATTTGCCTTGGTGCTTTTAACTCTAGCATACATAATCAAAGTGCAAGAACTACCTAACCCTGATCTCACAAAG GAATGGAaccacttttttgaaaattttgctgAAGTAGAATTTTGTGTGTTAGGAAATCAAACAGAAGACACAATCACTACAACCGCAGAACCAAAGCTCTCAGACACATTGTTAAAGCTTCACGATAAAGTTCTCAAAACTACCCCACCTCCTATAGATGAACACGTTGT TAATACTTCTATATCCATGCTGATAGAGGTAACACCCTCTCAAAGTGACAGCTTCTTCAATATATCAAACAACGTGACCACACTGTTGGCAGCCGTCAATGGAAGTGAACTCGGACTTAGAG GGATGGCCTCTAAGATGAGCATGAACGTGTCCATGATGTTGCCTATCAAATGGAATGAAGCCGTTTGCACAGACAAAAACTGTCAGAAAATACAGATTTTGACCTGCATCAATTTCCAGGGACCAGCTTCAATTTTCCCCAGCAAAAG ACACTTTGGGGGATGTACCAGCACAGTCGGCGTGACAGAAGGGGTGACGGACTACAGTTCCCGAATGGTGGGCTATCCTCGCAGTTACACAGAGGAAAACCTGTGTGCGCATTTACCCAGAGTCACCATGAAGTACAAACTGGATCCCACCATGAACATGCTTCTGACACTC GAGGACAGGTCAATCATCAACCTCCACCTCATGCACACCACCTACTttctgtttgtgatgtttgtgACCATCATCTGTTATGCCCTTATCAGAGGCCATCCTGCCACTCACAAAAACAAGTCCGGGTCTTACTCAGAG gtgTCGACCAAAGTTTGA
- the LOC105338539 gene encoding transmembrane protein 248 isoform X1, which yields MKFEFRKKNHRRFQQFLKGLKNITAMAFDCAICENLKSFFKNKPPMVLFVISLGAFALVLLTLAYIIKVQELPNPDLTKEWNHFFENFAEVEFCVLGNQTEDTITTTAEPKLSDTLLKLHDKVLKTTPPPIDEHVVNTSISMLIEVTPSQSDSFFNISNNVTTLLAAVNGSELGLRGMASKMSMNVSMMLPIKWNEAVCTDKNCQKIQILTCINFQGPASIFPSKRHFGGCTSTVGVTEGVTDYSSRMVGYPRSYTEENLCAHLPRVTMKYKLDPTMNMLLTLEDRSIINLHLMHTTYFLFVMFVTIICYALIRGHPATHKNKSGSYSEVSTKV from the exons atgaaatttgaattcCGCAAAAAGAATCATAGGCGTTTTCagcaatttttaaag GGACTGAAAAACATCACAGCCATGGCATTTGACTGTGCAATTTGTGAAAATTTGAAGAGCTTTTTCAAAAACAAGCCACCCATGGTCCTGTTTGTGATAAGTCTGGGAGCATTTGCCTTGGTGCTTTTAACTCTAGCATACATAATCAAAGTGCAAGAACTACCTAACCCTGATCTCACAAAG GAATGGAaccacttttttgaaaattttgctgAAGTAGAATTTTGTGTGTTAGGAAATCAAACAGAAGACACAATCACTACAACCGCAGAACCAAAGCTCTCAGACACATTGTTAAAGCTTCACGATAAAGTTCTCAAAACTACCCCACCTCCTATAGATGAACACGTTGT TAATACTTCTATATCCATGCTGATAGAGGTAACACCCTCTCAAAGTGACAGCTTCTTCAATATATCAAACAACGTGACCACACTGTTGGCAGCCGTCAATGGAAGTGAACTCGGACTTAGAG GGATGGCCTCTAAGATGAGCATGAACGTGTCCATGATGTTGCCTATCAAATGGAATGAAGCCGTTTGCACAGACAAAAACTGTCAGAAAATACAGATTTTGACCTGCATCAATTTCCAGGGACCAGCTTCAATTTTCCCCAGCAAAAG ACACTTTGGGGGATGTACCAGCACAGTCGGCGTGACAGAAGGGGTGACGGACTACAGTTCCCGAATGGTGGGCTATCCTCGCAGTTACACAGAGGAAAACCTGTGTGCGCATTTACCCAGAGTCACCATGAAGTACAAACTGGATCCCACCATGAACATGCTTCTGACACTC GAGGACAGGTCAATCATCAACCTCCACCTCATGCACACCACCTACTttctgtttgtgatgtttgtgACCATCATCTGTTATGCCCTTATCAGAGGCCATCCTGCCACTCACAAAAACAAGTCCGGGTCTTACTCAGAG gtgTCGACCAAAGTTTGA
- the LOC105338539 gene encoding transmembrane protein 248 isoform X2, whose amino-acid sequence MVKSKNSGLKNITAMAFDCAICENLKSFFKNKPPMVLFVISLGAFALVLLTLAYIIKVQELPNPDLTKEWNHFFENFAEVEFCVLGNQTEDTITTTAEPKLSDTLLKLHDKVLKTTPPPIDEHVVNTSISMLIEVTPSQSDSFFNISNNVTTLLAAVNGSELGLRGMASKMSMNVSMMLPIKWNEAVCTDKNCQKIQILTCINFQGPASIFPSKRHFGGCTSTVGVTEGVTDYSSRMVGYPRSYTEENLCAHLPRVTMKYKLDPTMNMLLTLEDRSIINLHLMHTTYFLFVMFVTIICYALIRGHPATHKNKSGSYSEVSTKV is encoded by the exons GGACTGAAAAACATCACAGCCATGGCATTTGACTGTGCAATTTGTGAAAATTTGAAGAGCTTTTTCAAAAACAAGCCACCCATGGTCCTGTTTGTGATAAGTCTGGGAGCATTTGCCTTGGTGCTTTTAACTCTAGCATACATAATCAAAGTGCAAGAACTACCTAACCCTGATCTCACAAAG GAATGGAaccacttttttgaaaattttgctgAAGTAGAATTTTGTGTGTTAGGAAATCAAACAGAAGACACAATCACTACAACCGCAGAACCAAAGCTCTCAGACACATTGTTAAAGCTTCACGATAAAGTTCTCAAAACTACCCCACCTCCTATAGATGAACACGTTGT TAATACTTCTATATCCATGCTGATAGAGGTAACACCCTCTCAAAGTGACAGCTTCTTCAATATATCAAACAACGTGACCACACTGTTGGCAGCCGTCAATGGAAGTGAACTCGGACTTAGAG GGATGGCCTCTAAGATGAGCATGAACGTGTCCATGATGTTGCCTATCAAATGGAATGAAGCCGTTTGCACAGACAAAAACTGTCAGAAAATACAGATTTTGACCTGCATCAATTTCCAGGGACCAGCTTCAATTTTCCCCAGCAAAAG ACACTTTGGGGGATGTACCAGCACAGTCGGCGTGACAGAAGGGGTGACGGACTACAGTTCCCGAATGGTGGGCTATCCTCGCAGTTACACAGAGGAAAACCTGTGTGCGCATTTACCCAGAGTCACCATGAAGTACAAACTGGATCCCACCATGAACATGCTTCTGACACTC GAGGACAGGTCAATCATCAACCTCCACCTCATGCACACCACCTACTttctgtttgtgatgtttgtgACCATCATCTGTTATGCCCTTATCAGAGGCCATCCTGCCACTCACAAAAACAAGTCCGGGTCTTACTCAGAG gtgTCGACCAAAGTTTGA